A genomic region of Conger conger chromosome 6, fConCon1.1, whole genome shotgun sequence contains the following coding sequences:
- the LOC133131234 gene encoding mucin-2-like: MTQATTRATKTVVPTKIVTKSTTVAETTTMTPATTAPSKTAVPNTTETPAPTAADTTTMTPATTGGTKTVVPTKIATKTTTVAETTTMTPATTVPPNAVTTTSIPQTTREAVSTTNIPTTATNATPKATETPTSAGVQTSSRSPTTSSAQTTTEPPTTANHPSITTEAPTTTIETVSPTVPQTTIVQMTAVAQNTTATPTKVFTTPTGASTTPATAPVPPIIVAPTFSGTMTTTAAQTTTSPRRVMGIVFIFFRLVFYTIKPVPTEREIFTIVHTLLDVRIIHTNHPVRVRRYETKMNDPVPMQNMTYQKLSNDSFALTLGYEINNVSMEENSSLRNETYERITDRVKDLFNRILNQPGANPVIAPQADFRDERNEIHAMVKYVYRADDMKQPSEFLTAVLEASGLAPTTTTTAVPTTTSSAVLILITEAKARFPGWALAIIIPCGIAIIILPFWILLFCQLCGCCVAIKRRWRRMRAYHIQEYRPHPI, encoded by the exons atgactcaaGCCACAACTAGAGCaactaaaactgtggttccaaccaaaatagtAACAAAAAGcacaactgttgctgaaacaacaactatgactccagccacaactgcaccaagtaaaactgcagttccaaacacaactgaaacccccgccccaacagctgctgatacaacaactatgactccagccactactggaggaactaaaactgtggttccaaccaaaatagctacaaaaaccacaactgttgctgaaacaacaactatgactccagccacaactgttcctccaaatgcagttacaactacatcaattccccaaactacaagagaagctgtgagcaccacaaatattccaacaacagCAACTAATGCAAcaccaaaagcaactgaaactcCAACATCAGCAGgtgttcaaacatcttcaagatcaCCAACCACGTCAagtgctcaaactacaactgaGCCTCCAACCACTGCAAATCATCCGTCAATAACAACAGAAGCTCCAACAACTACAATTGAAACTGTGAGCCCAACAGTTCCTCAAACAACAATTGTACAAATGACAGCAGTTGCTCAAAATACAACTGCAACACCAACCAAGGTTTTTACAACTCCCACTGGAGCTTCAACTACACCTGCCACTGCACCAGTACCTCCGATCATAGTTGCACCAACATTCTCTGGAACAATGACCACCACTGCAGCTCAAACCACCACAAGTCCACGTAGAGT AATGGGCATAGTTTTTATCTTCTTCCGACTTGTATTCTACACCATCAAGCCTGTCCCCACTGAGAGAGAAATTTTCACAATTGTCCACACTCTCTTGGATGTTCGTATAATACACACAAATCATCCAGTGAGAGTACGGCGCTATGAAACGAAGATGAATGATCCTGTTCCAATGCAGAATATGACTTATCAGA aacTATCCAATGATTCCTTTGCTTTGACACTGGGCTATGAGATAAACAACGTGAGCATGGAAGAAAACTCTAGTCTCAGGAATGAGACGTACGAACGCATCACGGACCGTGTCAAAGACCTG TTTAACCGAATACTGAACCAACCTGGTGCAAATCCTGTCATCGCTCCACAAGCTGATTTTAG GGACGAGCGTAACGAGATTCATGCCATGGTGAAGTATGTCTATCGCGCAGATGATATGAAACAACCAAGCGAATTCTTGACAGCAGTACTGGAAGCTAGTG GCCTGGCCCCTACCACAACCACCACTGCAGTCCCCACCACCACAAGCAGTGCTGTCCTCATACTGATCACAGAAGCTAAAGCCAGGTTCCCGGGATGGGCCCTGGCCATCATAATCCCCTGTGGTATTGCCATCATCATCCTCCCCTTCTGGATTCTCCTGTTT TGTCAGCTGTGTGGTTGCTGTGTGGCCATCAAGAGACGTTGGCGCAGGATGCGGGCCTACCACATACAAGAGTACAGGCCACATCCCATCTGA
- the LOC133130542 gene encoding mucin-2-like — protein sequence MTPATTAPTETAVPTTIQTPAPAVSETTTMTPATTAPSKTAVPTTTETPAPTAAETTTMTPATTGGTKTVVPTKIATKTTTVAETTTMAPATTVPPNAVTTTSVTQTTREAASTTNIPTTASNAVPKATETSTAAAVQTSSRSATTTVATAPQTTTKLSSSTVLPASTSHVQTTTTETPSSTIAETTTMTPATTAPTETAVPTTIQTLAPAVSETTTMTPATTAPSKTAVPTTTEIPAPTAAETTTMTPATTGGTKTVVPTKIATKTTTVAETTSMAPSTTVPPNAVTTTSVTQTTREAVSTANMPTTVSNAPPKVSETPTAAAVQTSSISATTTVASAALTTTKLSSSTTLPVSTSHVQTTTTETPAPTIAETTTMTPATTAPTETAVPSTIETLAPTHN from the exons atgactccagccacaactgcaccaactgaaactgcagttccaaccacaattcaaactccggccccagcagtttctgaaactacaactatgactccagccacaactgcaccaagtaaaactgctgtcccaaccacaactgaaacccccgccccaacagctgctgaaacaacaactatgactccagccacaactggaggaactaaaactgtggttccaaccaaaatagcaacaaaaaccacaactgttgctgaaacaacaactatggctccagccacaactgttcctccaaatgctgttacaactacatcagttacccaaactacaagagaagctgCAAGCACTAcaaatattccaacaacagCAAGTAATGCAGtaccaaaagcaactgaaacgtcaacagcagcagctgttcaaacatcttcaagatcagcaaccacaacggttgcaacagctcctcaaactacaactaaattgtcaagcagcacagttcttccagcgtctacgagtcatgtccaaacaactacaactgaaaccccctcctcaaccattgctgaaactacaactatgactccagccacaactgcaccaactgaaactgcagttccaaccacaattcaaactctggccccagcagtttctgaaactacaactatgactccagccacaactgcaccaagtaaaactgcagttccaaccacaactgaaatccccgccccaacagctgctgaaacaacaactatgactccagccacaactggaggaactaaaactgtggttccaaccaaaatagcaacaaaaaccacaactgttgctgaaacaacatCTATGGCTCCATccacaactgttcctccaaatgcTGTTACAACTACATCAGTTACCCAAACTACTAGAGAAGCTGTGAGCACCGCAAATATGCCaacaacagtaagtaatgcaccACCAAAAGTTTCTGAaactccaacagcagcagctgttcaaacatcttcaatatcagcaaccacaacggttgcaTCAGCTGCTCTaactacaactaaattgtcaagcagcacaaCTCTTCCAGTGTCtacaagtcatgtccaaacaactacaactgaaacccccgccccaaccattgctgaaactacaactatgactccagccaccactgcaccaactgaaactgcagttccaagcACAATTGAAACTCTGGCCCcaaca cacaattga